Proteins from a single region of Pseudobacteroides sp.:
- a CDS encoding response regulator transcription factor — protein MKGKLLVVEDDTEIARIMTDYLKRAGYEVNWASTGIEGLDDFKKDKYDLIIADIMMPQMDGFTLSKNIRMLSETPIIVVSAKHADEDKIKGFRLGIDDYLTKPFSLAELEIRIECLLKRYKKYLGFIDVGEVLRFKNGLTILPRTNQVVLYEQEIPLTAKEYALLKLMAENPTHVFTKRELYENIWNQSDVDGNNTVTVHVKALREKLGDDIKNPNFILTVWGTGYRFVGEKIT, from the coding sequence ATGAAGGGGAAGCTACTTGTAGTTGAAGATGATACGGAAATTGCACGCATAATGACGGATTATCTAAAAAGAGCAGGCTATGAAGTAAATTGGGCATCAACAGGGATTGAGGGTCTTGATGATTTTAAAAAGGATAAATATGATTTGATAATTGCAGATATAATGATGCCTCAAATGGATGGGTTTACATTAAGCAAAAATATACGTATGTTAAGTGAAACACCAATAATTGTAGTAAGTGCGAAGCATGCAGATGAAGATAAAATTAAGGGATTCAGACTGGGTATTGACGATTATCTTACAAAGCCCTTTAGTCTTGCCGAGCTTGAGATAAGGATAGAGTGCCTTCTAAAGCGATATAAAAAGTATCTTGGATTTATTGATGTGGGTGAGGTATTGAGATTTAAGAATGGATTGACAATATTGCCCCGTACCAATCAGGTTGTCCTCTACGAGCAAGAAATACCTTTGACAGCTAAGGAATATGCTCTTCTTAAGTTGATGGCTGAAAATCCGACCCATGTTTTTACTAAAAGAGAGCTCTATGAAAACATTTGGAACCAGTCGGATGTTGATGGAAATAATACTGTTACAGTTCATGTGAAAGCATTAAGAGAAAAACTTGGGGATGATATAAAAAATCCCAATTTCATACTTACAGTATGGGGAACAGGCTATAGATTTGTGGGAGAAAAGATAACATGA
- a CDS encoding cation diffusion facilitator family transporter has protein sequence METQYDRTKIGERGARISIAAYIILSILKLVIGYFSGSEALTADGLNNSTDILASLAVLIGLRISRKPADENHHYGHWRAETVSSMIASLIMIGVGLNVLYNAIRSIIYFKAQSPDITAAITGLVCAAAIYSVYRYNKKVAAAIKSTALMAAAKDNLSDAWVSIGTSVGIIASQFGLPWIDPAAAVVVGVLICKTGWDIFMEAAHNLTDGFDKKNLDNIFKIVRQVPGVIAVKDIKGRVYGNNIMVDVSITVDASLNISQGHQITEDIESHLKSKFDVIDAVVHVEPNK, from the coding sequence ATGGAAACCCAATACGACAGAACTAAAATAGGCGAGCGTGGTGCCAGAATCAGTATTGCAGCCTATATTATTTTATCTATATTAAAGCTGGTAATAGGTTATTTTTCAGGGTCGGAAGCACTAACTGCTGACGGCCTTAACAATTCTACTGATATATTAGCTTCTTTGGCGGTATTAATCGGACTCAGGATATCAAGAAAACCAGCTGATGAAAACCACCACTATGGACATTGGAGGGCTGAAACCGTTTCTTCGATGATTGCCTCGCTTATTATGATAGGTGTAGGACTTAATGTTCTTTATAACGCAATACGGTCAATAATCTATTTTAAGGCTCAGTCTCCTGATATAACTGCAGCAATTACAGGTCTTGTTTGTGCTGCAGCAATATATTCAGTATATCGTTACAATAAAAAAGTAGCTGCTGCCATTAAAAGCACAGCACTTATGGCTGCAGCAAAGGATAATCTGTCGGATGCCTGGGTCAGCATCGGTACATCTGTGGGTATAATTGCATCTCAATTCGGACTGCCATGGATTGACCCTGCTGCAGCTGTAGTAGTAGGTGTACTCATTTGCAAAACCGGATGGGATATTTTCATGGAGGCGGCACACAATCTAACGGATGGGTTTGACAAGAAAAACCTGGATAACATATTCAAAATAGTTCGTCAGGTACCGGGCGTAATAGCCGTAAAAGATATCAAAGGGCGGGTCTACGGCAATAATATAATGGTTGATGTTAGTATAACCGTTGATGCTTCTCTTAACATTTCACAGGGGCATCAAATTACTGAAGATATAGAAAGTCATCTTAAAAGTAAATTTGATGTTATTGATGCTGTGGTTCATGTAGAGCCAAATAAATAA